Proteins encoded within one genomic window of uncultured Draconibacterium sp.:
- a CDS encoding Gfo/Idh/MocA family oxidoreductase, with protein sequence MNTNSKKNINWGIIGVGNVTEVKSGPAFYKVENSKLVAVMRRNAEKAEDYARRHDVPKWYNDGSELINDPDVDAVYIATPPDTHASYAIEALKAGKPVYVEKPMARNYSECLKMLKVAEETNTPLWVAYYRRTLPAFLKVKELIEKGTIGKPLMVNIKLYKQAPEADQKPKEMRWHVFPEIAGGGYFFDLASHQLDYLDFVFGEITEVKGQAVNQAGLYPAEDTVTGVWKHESGVVGTGSWCFVVDEKSVEDYIQIVGEKGEICLPCFTHGDVIVKNQKGTEKLSFDNPQHISQNLVEQVVNELLGNGKCVSTGESAARTSWVLDEMVKDYYNRPQ encoded by the coding sequence TTGAATACTAACAGCAAAAAAAACATCAACTGGGGAATAATCGGTGTAGGCAATGTAACGGAAGTGAAAAGTGGTCCGGCTTTCTACAAGGTAGAAAACTCAAAACTGGTTGCCGTCATGCGCCGAAATGCAGAAAAAGCTGAAGATTATGCCCGCCGTCATGATGTTCCCAAATGGTATAACGATGGATCAGAATTGATAAACGATCCTGACGTGGATGCGGTATATATTGCCACTCCTCCAGATACACATGCTTCGTACGCCATTGAAGCACTAAAAGCCGGCAAACCGGTTTACGTTGAAAAACCAATGGCGCGCAATTATTCCGAATGTTTGAAAATGCTAAAAGTTGCTGAAGAAACAAATACACCGCTGTGGGTGGCCTATTACCGGCGAACTTTGCCTGCTTTTTTAAAAGTAAAAGAGCTGATTGAGAAAGGAACTATTGGCAAACCTTTAATGGTAAATATTAAACTCTACAAACAAGCTCCCGAAGCCGATCAGAAACCGAAGGAAATGCGTTGGCATGTTTTTCCTGAGATTGCTGGTGGCGGCTATTTTTTCGATCTTGCCTCGCACCAATTGGATTACCTTGATTTTGTTTTTGGAGAAATCACCGAGGTAAAAGGACAAGCAGTTAATCAGGCCGGCCTTTATCCTGCCGAAGATACAGTGACAGGAGTTTGGAAACACGAATCAGGAGTTGTGGGAACCGGAAGTTGGTGTTTTGTTGTTGATGAAAAATCGGTGGAAGATTATATTCAAATTGTCGGAGAAAAAGGCGAAATTTGTTTGCCTTGTTTCACGCATGGCGACGTTATTGTAAAAAACCAAAAAGGAACGGAAAAGCTAAGTTTTGATAATCCGCAGCACATCTCGCAAAACCTCGTTGAACAGGTTGTAAATGAATTATTGGGAAATGGCAAATGTGTGAGCACCGGCGAATCGGCAGCCCGCACCAGTTGGGTACTTGACGAGATGGTTAAAGATTACTACAATCGACCACAGTAG
- a CDS encoding GxxExxY protein gives MMTQKIVNAITYDIIGCAIEVHKELGPGLLESVYEKCLAHVLQENGMKVECQKAVPINFRGLKIDADLRFDILVEDLIVLELKAVQEVLPIHEAQLLTYLKLLEKPKGILINFNCTNIYKEGQKTFVTEHYRKLPKGN, from the coding sequence ATGATGACTCAAAAAATTGTAAATGCGATAACATATGATATAATAGGATGTGCTATTGAGGTTCATAAAGAACTGGGGCCAGGCCTCTTAGAAAGTGTTTACGAAAAGTGTCTTGCTCACGTCTTACAAGAAAATGGGATGAAAGTGGAGTGTCAAAAAGCTGTCCCTATTAATTTTAGAGGATTAAAAATAGACGCTGATCTAAGGTTCGATATTCTGGTGGAAGATTTAATCGTTCTTGAACTGAAAGCAGTTCAAGAAGTTCTCCCCATACATGAAGCCCAGCTACTAACCTATTTGAAACTCTTAGAAAAGCCGAAAGGAATATTGATAAATTTTAATTGTACTAATATTTATAAAGAAGGACAAAAAACATTTGTAACAGAACACTATAGGAAGTTACCGAAAGGAAACTAA
- the pdxB gene encoding 4-phosphoerythronate dehydrogenase PdxB, which yields MKIIIDNKIPYIKGALEPFAEVVYLPGSETTPAVVKDADAIITRTRTICNDKLLQGSKVKYIATATIGFDHIDTDYCKKAGIEWTNAPGCNAESVNQYISSALCSWAMRKRTDLTGLTIGIVGVGNVGKRVAKTCNILGMNVLLNDPPRERAEGSNDFVSLETIQKEADIITFHVPLNMTGEDATFHMVNEDFLQNLKKNPLIINSCRGEVCDSEAMYNAIEANDINGFIADCWENEPEINLDLLNLCEYGTPHIAGYSKDGKANGTKMSVQAISRFFDLGINNWAPTDVELPKNTSIEIDGNQRREYSILAEAILSTYDIENDDDDLRDAPLKFEQLRGDYPVRREFNTYTIEAKNIETKTLQKLEELGFQIKNK from the coding sequence ATGAAAATTATAATCGATAATAAAATACCATACATAAAAGGTGCTCTTGAACCTTTTGCCGAGGTTGTTTACCTCCCGGGAAGTGAGACTACTCCTGCGGTTGTAAAAGACGCCGATGCAATTATTACGCGAACCAGAACCATTTGCAATGATAAATTGCTTCAGGGCTCGAAAGTTAAATATATCGCCACTGCAACTATCGGGTTTGACCATATTGATACAGATTACTGTAAAAAAGCAGGAATTGAATGGACAAATGCTCCGGGGTGCAATGCGGAGAGTGTAAATCAGTACATTTCTTCTGCCCTGTGCTCATGGGCCATGCGCAAAAGAACCGATCTTACAGGATTGACAATAGGAATTGTAGGCGTAGGAAATGTTGGTAAACGCGTTGCAAAGACCTGCAATATACTTGGCATGAACGTTCTGTTGAATGATCCTCCACGTGAAAGAGCAGAAGGAAGTAACGATTTTGTTTCATTGGAAACGATTCAAAAAGAAGCCGATATCATTACCTTTCATGTTCCGTTAAATATGACCGGAGAAGATGCTACTTTTCATATGGTAAATGAGGATTTCCTGCAAAACCTCAAAAAGAATCCGCTGATAATAAATTCGTGTCGTGGTGAAGTTTGTGATTCGGAAGCGATGTACAATGCCATTGAAGCCAACGATATTAATGGTTTTATTGCCGATTGCTGGGAAAATGAGCCGGAAATAAACCTCGATCTGTTAAATCTTTGCGAATATGGCACCCCGCATATTGCCGGCTATTCAAAAGACGGGAAAGCCAACGGAACAAAAATGAGTGTTCAGGCAATTAGCCGATTTTTTGACTTGGGAATCAACAATTGGGCCCCAACAGACGTTGAACTACCGAAAAACACAAGCATTGAAATTGATGGCAACCAACGTCGTGAATATTCGATTTTGGCAGAAGCCATTTTGAGCACTTACGACATTGAAAACGATGATGACGACCTTCGGGATGCACCGCTTAAATTCGAACAATTGAGAGGAGATTATCCTGTTCGCCGTGAGTTTAATACTTACACCATCGAAGCAAAAAATATTGAAACAAAAACATTGCAAAAACTGGAAGAATTAGGTTTTCAGATTAAAAACAAGTAA